Within the Catalinimonas niigatensis genome, the region AGGATTGAGCAAATACAGTTGCGAAGCATAGCAGCAGGCAACTCAAGAGGATCAGGCTTCTGTATTTCATAGGTTGTGATTTTAGTAGCTTTAAATTGCGAAGATTAAAGCCATTCACCAAAAAATCAGGTAAAAATGAGAAGAGATATTTTGGAAAGTCTCAATAACAGTAAAGCCAGATAAATACAACCTTGAATAAATCATAACTTAACAGCCATCTTTTCAGTAATGCTTGTTACTTCCGGACAATATTAAACTCTACCCGACGGTTGAGCTGCTTATCCTGTTCGGTCTTTTCTTCTACGATGGGTTTTGCACTACCGTAACCTATGGCTTCAATACGACTTGGATCGAGCTTGCCAAACTCCACCAGATAAGATTTGATGGCATCTGCTCTTCTTTGCGAAAGGTCCAGATTGAGTTGAGGATCACCGTCAGAATCCGTATGTCCTTCAATCTTGAGGGTGAAATCAGGATTGTCCAGCAGAAAGTCAATGATCTTGTCCAGGTCAGCAAACATAGACGTCTTCAACTCTGCTTTACCATTATCAAATTTCATGTTCTCAAACTTGAGGCGACTGCTCACGGATGCCACTTTGCGATGAAACTCTTTGTCTCCATCCAGAAAGAAAATTTCTTCCAGTCGGAAAAACTCATCTCCCTGTATGACAATGAGGTAGTTGTTATTATTGATCAGCTGAAATTCAAATGAACCATCGGAACGCAAGAATTTGGGAGCCACTTCCACACCATTGTCCAGGTCAATGATGGATACGATTCCGTTGGAAAAGGGCTTGCCAGTTTCCTCATTGCGAAGCGAGCCTTTCAGTTGCGTGGTAGCCAGAGGTTGGGCTTCCATAGGAAGCGGAAATGAGTAGAGATCAAGATTGGCCATCTTATTTTCTACCGAACGGGCGTAGTAGAGATTTTTGGATTGAGCATCTATGGTAAAATAAAACTCACTGCCCTGACCATTCACCAGAGGACCTATGTTTTTAGGCTCCCCCCAGATATGTTCCAGCCTGTGCGATTTATAAATATCAAACTCACCAAAATTGAGCAGATGTCCGTTGGAGCTAAAATAAAATACATGGTGGCCCGGATGATAAAAGGGGCTTACTTCACTACTTCTGGTATTGATTACAGGGCCCATATTCTTGGGGGCGGACCAGGCACCACCGACAGTTTTATGGGTAAAATAAATATCTGTCATTCCAAAGCCTCCTGTTCTGTCAGAAGCAAAAAACAAAGTATCGCCGGTATGAGAAAAAGAAGGGTGGGAATCCCAGTATAAGCTATTAACCGATTTTCCAAGATTACGTGCCGTACCCCAGCTACCATCTTCCTGCATATCGCTGATGTACAGATCACAGCTGCCTACTCCGTCAGGAGCGCCACAGCGGGTAAAAACCAATTGATTACCCTTGGGACTGATGGTAGCAGAACCTTCGTTGTAGGGAGAATTGACGGGCGTGAGGGGCTCAGCGGGCATCCAGTAGCCACTTTCATTACGGCTGAACATTAGGTCTTCGTTTTCTCTCTCTTTCAGTCCCTGGCGGATGGTATTTCTTTTGGAAGTAAAAAGCAGGAGGGAGTTATCCGGACTCAGGGCGGGTCCATAGTCTCCGGCGTTGGAATTGATTTCATTACCCATATTAATGTACACCCCTTGTGGCGGACGTAGTGTATCAATCTCTTTTCTGAACTCAACCAGCTCATAATAGTATTTCAGTGGAACAAAGTCATCTTTGTTTTCCAGCAGAAGCTTTTTCATTTGATCTTGTACCAGTCCCAGCTCAACCCCTTCCTGATAATGCTTCAATACCAGCTTGTACAACTGGATGGCTGCCAGTGTGTCACCTCTTGCTTCTTCCAGTGCTGCCAATTGCCATAGGAGCATATTGTCTTTGAAAAAGTTTTCTATCCCAAATTTACTCACATAATCATACAAGACCGGATATAGCGCCGCTTCATTCTTGGCATTGCTGTACTTTTTGATAGCTTGTAAGGCTTGTTTATCGGTGTAATAAGGAATGCGGCTAACGTTGGGAAAAGAAATAAGTGTTTGGATTCTTTTTTGTTCTGCAAGCTGGCTGCTATCCTCGAGATTAATGCTCTCACTCACTGCACGGAGCTGACAGTGCGCTTTCTGTAAAAAGAAAGGAAGAAGTAAAAAGCAAAAGAGAATTCTTATAATCATCTAGCCTACAAATTCTGACAACATGCATTTAAACAATAAAAGAGCAAAATAATTTCAATCTGTAATAAAGTAGAATCTTTTTAAGATGAATTGCCTGTATTTTATTAGGTTAGATGAGTTTATACGCCCACTTTAAATTCAGTAAGTGGCATAGCGATTGCCATTCTCTATAAGAGCGGTAAAGACTATTTTAACTACATATAATATGCCAGAATGGCATGAAATTGCGGTATATGAAAGATAACACAATATTTGAATCCATATTATTGAATGAATTACATGAAGGGGAGTCAGAAGATCTCATTCGGCTGGTCACAAGCGAAGGGGATGATGACGACGAAATCAAGGAGATGCCCAGTGAATTACCTATTCTTCCCATTCGGAACACCGTTCTTTTTCCAGGCGTGGTAATTCCTATTACTGTAGGAAGAAAAAAATCCATAAAATTAGTTAAAAATGCATATGAGCATGGCGATCGGGTAGTGGGTGTAGTAGCTCAGAAAGACAGCGATGCCGAAGAGCCGGATGCTGAAGATATTTATAAGGTTGGGACAGTAGCCAAGATCATCAAAATGCTGGTCTTACCTGATGGCAGTACCACGATCATCATTCAGGGTAAAGCTCGTTTTAAAATTACCTCTATCATCAAAGAGGAGCCTTACATGCTGGCTTCTATATCACTGATAGAGGAACATTTTCCTGCCCGTTCAGAAAAAGAGGTAGTGGCAGTAGTGCAATCTTTAAAAGAGGCAGCGACTAAAATCTTACGTTTAAACCCTGAAATACCTCAGGAAGCTCAGGCTGCGCTGGATAATATTGAAAGTCCCAGCTTTCTGACACATTTTTTGTCTTCCAACATCAATGCGGAAGTAGCTGATAAGCAGAAGCTGCTGGAAACCAATGATGGCCTCAAAAGAGCTAAACAACTGCTGGCCTATATGTATAAGGACATACAGATGCTGGAAATCCGGCATGAGATCCATAGCAAAGTACATTCCGATATTGACCAGCAGCAGCGTGATTATTTCCTGCGTCAGCAGATGAAAGTCTTGCAGGATGAACTCGGCGATGGAGGGCTGGACAAAGAAATGGAAAAGATGCGGGTGAAGGGCGAAAAGAAGAAATGGCCGGAATATGTAGCCAAGCATTTCAACAAAGAGTTGGACAAGCTTTCTCGCATGAATCCTATGGCCGCCGAGTACCCCGTGTCCTTTAACTATGTGGAATTCTTACTGGATCTGCCCTGGACACATTACTCCAAAGATAGCCTAGATCTGAAAAGGGCAAAAAAAATCCTGGACAAAGATCACTATGGCCTGGAAAAGGTCAAAGACAGAATCATTGAATATCTGGCGGTGTTAAAGATGCGTCAAAACATGAAAGGGCCTATCCTTTGCCTGTACGGCCCTCCCGGTGTAGGTAAAACATCCCTGGGTAAATCCATCGCCCGGGCACTTAATCGTAAGTACTGCCGACTTTCTTTGGGAGGCGTAAGCGATGAAGCTGAAATCAGAGGGCACCGGAAAACCTATGTGGGTGCGATGCCTGGTAAAATTATCAGCAACCTTAAGAAGGCAAAAACCAGTAATCCGGTATTTGTGCTGGACGAAATTGATAAGGTAAATTCCGATTTTCGGGGTGATCCGTCTTCTGCTTTGCTGGAAGTGCTTGATCCTGAACAAAACGATACTTTCCTGGACAATTACCTGGAAGTAGAATATGACTTATCCAACGTACTGTTCATCGCCACAGCTAACTCTCTGGATACGATCCACCATGCCCTGCGCGACAGGATGGAGATCATTGAGCTTACCGGTTATACCATTGAAGAAAAAATAGAGATCGCTAAAAAGCACCTTGTCCCCAAGCAGCGCAAAGAACACGGACTCAATGCCAAGCAGGTTTCTTTTGATCAGAAAGCCATTCAAACCATCATTGAAAATTACACCCGTGAATCCGGGGTAAGAAGCCTGGAGCGTAAGCTTGCCACTGTGATCAGGAATGTAACCAAATCCATCGCACTGGAAG harbors:
- a CDS encoding OmpA family protein; this translates as MIIRILFCFLLLPFFLQKAHCQLRAVSESINLEDSSQLAEQKRIQTLISFPNVSRIPYYTDKQALQAIKKYSNAKNEAALYPVLYDYVSKFGIENFFKDNMLLWQLAALEEARGDTLAAIQLYKLVLKHYQEGVELGLVQDQMKKLLLENKDDFVPLKYYYELVEFRKEIDTLRPPQGVYINMGNEINSNAGDYGPALSPDNSLLLFTSKRNTIRQGLKERENEDLMFSRNESGYWMPAEPLTPVNSPYNEGSATISPKGNQLVFTRCGAPDGVGSCDLYISDMQEDGSWGTARNLGKSVNSLYWDSHPSFSHTGDTLFFASDRTGGFGMTDIYFTHKTVGGAWSAPKNMGPVINTRSSEVSPFYHPGHHVFYFSSNGHLLNFGEFDIYKSHRLEHIWGEPKNIGPLVNGQGSEFYFTIDAQSKNLYYARSVENKMANLDLYSFPLPMEAQPLATTQLKGSLRNEETGKPFSNGIVSIIDLDNGVEVAPKFLRSDGSFEFQLINNNNYLIVIQGDEFFRLEEIFFLDGDKEFHRKVASVSSRLKFENMKFDNGKAELKTSMFADLDKIIDFLLDNPDFTLKIEGHTDSDGDPQLNLDLSQRRADAIKSYLVEFGKLDPSRIEAIGYGSAKPIVEEKTEQDKQLNRRVEFNIVRK
- the lon gene encoding endopeptidase La, with the protein product MKDNTIFESILLNELHEGESEDLIRLVTSEGDDDDEIKEMPSELPILPIRNTVLFPGVVIPITVGRKKSIKLVKNAYEHGDRVVGVVAQKDSDAEEPDAEDIYKVGTVAKIIKMLVLPDGSTTIIIQGKARFKITSIIKEEPYMLASISLIEEHFPARSEKEVVAVVQSLKEAATKILRLNPEIPQEAQAALDNIESPSFLTHFLSSNINAEVADKQKLLETNDGLKRAKQLLAYMYKDIQMLEIRHEIHSKVHSDIDQQQRDYFLRQQMKVLQDELGDGGLDKEMEKMRVKGEKKKWPEYVAKHFNKELDKLSRMNPMAAEYPVSFNYVEFLLDLPWTHYSKDSLDLKRAKKILDKDHYGLEKVKDRIIEYLAVLKMRQNMKGPILCLYGPPGVGKTSLGKSIARALNRKYCRLSLGGVSDEAEIRGHRKTYVGAMPGKIISNLKKAKTSNPVFVLDEIDKVNSDFRGDPSSALLEVLDPEQNDTFLDNYLEVEYDLSNVLFIATANSLDTIHHALRDRMEIIELTGYTIEEKIEIAKKHLVPKQRKEHGLNAKQVSFDQKAIQTIIENYTRESGVRSLERKLATVIRNVTKSIALEEEHSPKITAAEVEKILGAPVFDKEIYEENELAGVVTGLAWTQAGGEILFIESSLSRGKGKLTLSGQLGDVMKESAMTALSYLKSNAEQLGINYKVFDNYDLHLHIPAGAVPKDGPSAGITMLTAMASVYTQRKVKNKMAMTGEITLRGKVMPVGGIKEKILAARRAGVKDIILCDRNRKDVEEIGEQYTKNLNINYIRTVSEVLDLALLTKKVKNPIQFVTE